In Amia ocellicauda isolate fAmiCal2 chromosome 7, fAmiCal2.hap1, whole genome shotgun sequence, one genomic interval encodes:
- the gigyf2 gene encoding GRB10-interacting GYF protein 2 isoform X3 — MAETQTLNFGPEWLRALSGGGSITSPPLSPALPKYKLADYRYGREEMLALYVKDNKIPLDLQDKEFLPILQDEPLPPLALVPFTEEEQRNFSMSVNSAAVLRLTGRGGGTVVGAPRGRSSSRGRGRGRGEGGFYQRSFDDVEGGFGRGGREMHRSQSWEERGDRRFEKPGRKDPDAAPVHFQLNHIRSNYEDSVTGVARKHEFTRSESENWRMARDEQGDGPRSAGWREHPDQRRRFIFEREEERERGYRRARSSSGSLEDEKDSLPEWCLEDAEEEMGTFDSSGAFLSLKVRGSELLNHPSRKTVPKEPIPEEQELDFKPSEGSEERSEHEDSDPDESKEPDKISRKEADRKEDSGRPENGTVPTPSPPAPSPAETQVLDGATPPSQPETAEESIPESTERPPALEARKEACKPPHATATPNCIPEEISPPAPLLQQKPPDMPAAATLPVSFPAGMAPLSAPASALPDIDDDEGLKHFEQEAEKMVAYLQDNALDDDRLSAKSMERAKPAALPMAHEAALKWFYKDPQGEIQGPFTNQEMVEWFQAGYFTMTLLVKRGCDEVFQPLGEIVKMWGRVPFAPGPSPPPLLGDLDQERLKRQQELTALNLYQLQQLQYQYLLRQQYAQALAQQQKAAALGTPQQQQQQQQQLTLLLQQYQALKMRTSEPSLVPPVTRSMSVPDAGSIWELQNPSSQPSAWEGGSVWDLPIDSVVQAPTLEQMQQLEKAKAAKERLDAEIRVKREEEERKRQEEALRRQQEEERQRREEEELARRKQEEALRRQREQEVALRRQREEEERQQQEEALRRLEERRREEEERRQREELLRKQEEERRQQEEEVARWQREEMEAMQRMEEEKRLEEEAAARQRLEEQERKHKELELQRQKELQRQQELLRQRQQQQEALRRLQQQQQQQQMAQMKLPSSSKWGQQSTSVLSQTQNTLSLAEIQKLEEERERQAREEQRRQQQELMKVLQQQQQQQQQQQQAKLSGWGNVAKQPAATKSLLEIQQEEARQMQMQKQQQQPAPTSQQNRAQNRASEGVLCTPNSSSTARAAPQHSTLQSSLSNSVWGSISNSAPQWSSDMGSIWGSPDSKNSNMGFWDEAVKETPPPTRNATAKNNKSNANLSNSFGVSGRASKKAEEEEKLLKLFQGVNKSQDGFTQWCEQMLHTLNTANNLDVPTFVSFLKEVDSPYEVHDYIRAYLGDTPEAKEFAKHFLERRAKQKANQQQQQQQQQQQQQQQQQRQLQQQQQQQQQKQQQKQQQQDSVWGVNQTAVQSIFQSNHSTLQPSAFETVQSGKKKKKQKMVRADPSLLGFSVNASSERLNMGEIETVEDY; from the exons GCTCCGTGCTCTGTCCGGTGGAGGCAGTAtcacctctcctcctctctcaccaGCATTGCCAAAGTATAAACTCGCAGACTACCGCTACGGCAGAGAAGAAATGTTAGCACTTTATGTAAAGGACAATAAG ATTCCCCTAGACCTACAAGACAAGGAGTTTCTGCCTATTTTACAAGACGAGCCCCTGCCACCACTGGCACTTGTACCATTTACAGAGGAAGAACAG AGAAATTTCTCCATGTCTGTAAACAGTGCAGCTGTCCTGCGATTAACAGGAAGAGGCGGAGGAACGGTGGTAGGGGCGCCAAGAGGTCGAAGTTCCTCAAGGGGTCGAG GTCGGGGGCGTGGCGAGGGAGGGTTTTACCAAAGAAGTTTTGATGACGTGGAAGGAGGGTTTGGCCGAGGAGGGAGGGAAATGCACAGATCCCAAAGTTGGGAGGAAAG GGGAGACAGAAGATTTGAAAAGCCAGGTCGAAAAGATCCAG ATGCCGCTCCAGTGCACTTCCAGCTGAATCACA TAAGGTCAAACTACGAGGACAGCGTGACCGGGGTGGCGAGGAAGCATGAGTTCACGCGTTCGGAGAGTGAGAACTGGCGCATGGCCCGCGACGAGCAAGGCG ACGGGCCTCGTTCGGCAGGCTGGCGGGAGCACCCGGACCAGCGGCGGCGCTTCATCTtcgagcgggaggaggagcgggagcGCGGGTACCGGCGTGCGCGCTCCAGCAGCGGCAGTCTGGAGGATGAGAAAGACAGTCTGCCCGAGTGGTGTCTGGAGGACGCGGAGGAGGAGATGGGCACCTTCGACTCGTCCGGGGCCTTCCTCTCTCTCAAGGTGAGGGGCTCAGAGCTCTTGAACCACCCCTCACGCAAG ACGGTCCCCAAGGAGCCGATCCCCGAAGAGCAGGAGCTGGACTTCAAGCCGTCGGAGGGGAGCGAGGAGCGATCGGAGCATGAGGACAGCGACCCCGACGAGAGCAAGGAGCCCGACAAGATCTCCCGAAAGGAGGCTGACAGGAAGGAGG ATTCTGGAAGGCCGGAGAATGGTACCGTGCCTACCCCCTCCCCGCCGGCCCCCAGCCCTGCAGAAACCCAGGTCCTCGACGGTGCCACTCCCCCCTCTCAGCCCGAGACAGCGGAGGAGAGCATCCCGGAGAGTACAGAGCGCCCCCCGGCCCTGGAGGCTCGAAAGGAGGCCTGCAAACCCCCACACGCCACTGCCACCCCCAACTGCATCCCCGAAG AAATCTCTCCGCCGGCGCCACTGCTCCAACAGAAGCCCCCAGACATGCCTGCGGCTGCCACCTTGCCCGTCTCCTTCCCTGCAGGCATGGCCCCTCTCAGCGCCCCCGCCAGCGCACTGCCGGACATAGATGATGACGAGGGGCTAAAACACTTTGAGCAG GAAGCGGAGAAAATGGTGGCGTACCTCCAGGATAATGCCCTGGATGACGACAGGCTATCGGCAAAGAGCATGGAGAGAGCCAAGCCCGCGGCCTTACCAATGGCGCACGAGGCGGCGCTGAAGTGGTTTTACAAGGACCCTCAGGGAGAGATACAAG GTCCCTTCACAAACCAGGAGATGGTGGAATGGTTCCAGGCGGGCTACTTCACCATGACCCTGCTGGTGAAGAGGGGCTGTGACGAGGTCTTCCAGCCCCTGGGGGAGATCGTGAAGATGTGGGGGCGGGTTCCCTTCGCACCTGGACCCTCCCCTCCGCCTCTACTG GGAGACCTGGACCAGGAGCGGCTGAAGAGGCAGCAGGAGCTCACTGCCCTCAATCTGTACCAGCTGCAGCAACTCCAGTACCAGTACCTCCTCAG GCAGCAGTATGCCCAGGCATTGGCGCAGCAGCAGAAGGCCGCAGCCCTTGGCAccccccagcagcagcagcagcaacaacagcagctcACCCTCCTGCTACAGCAGTACCAGGCCTTAAAGATGAG GACGTCAGAACCAAGTCTGGTGCCTCCCGTGACCAGATCCATGTCTGTACCTGACGCGGGTTCAATATGGGAGCTGCAGAATCCATCCTCGCAGCCTTCAG cgTGGGAAGGCGGCAGTGTTTGGGATTTACCTATTGATTCTGTGGTTCAGGCCCCAACTCTTGAGCAAATGCAACAACTGGAAAAAGCAAAGGCTGCTAAG GAAAGGCTAGATGCTGAAATCCGGGTGAAgcgggaggaagaggagaggaagagacaGGAGGAGGCTCTGAGGaggcagcaggaggaggagaggcagcggagggaggaagaggagctgGCACGACGCAAACAG GAGGAGGCGTTGCGACGGCAGCGTGAGCAGGAAGTGGCATTGCGTCGGcagcgggaggaggaggagagacagCAGCAGGAGGAAGCTCTCCGGAGactggaggagaggaggagagaggaagaggaaaggCGGCAGAGGGAGGAACTGCTCCGCAAACAG gaggAGGAGCGCAGGCAGCAGGAGGAAGAGGTGGCCCGCTGGCAGAGGGAGGAGATGGAAGCCATGCAGAGGATGGAGGAAGAGAAGAGGTTGGAGGAGGAGGCAGCGGCCCGGCAGAGGCTGGAGGAGCAGGAGAGGAAGCACAAGGAGCTGGAGCTGCAGCGGCAGAAGGAGCTGCAGAGGCAGCAGGAGCTCCTGAGACagaggcagcagcagcaggaggcaCTGCGCCGgctgcagcagcaacagcagcagcaacagatgGCTCAGATGAAG CTGCCCTCGTCGTCCAAGTGGGGCCAGCAGTCCACGTCCGTGCTATCCCAGACGCAGAACACCCTATCGCTGGCCGAGATCCAGAAACTGGAGGAGGAAAGGGAACGGCAGGCCAGAGAGGAG CAGAGACGCCAGCAGCAGGAGCTCATGAAGgtcctgcagcagcagcagcagcagcagcaacagcagcagcaggcgaAGCTCTCGGGCTGGGGCAACGTGGCCAAGCAGCCGGCCGCCACCAAGTCCCTGCTGGAGATCCAGCAGGAGGAGGCCCGGCAGATGCAGATGcagaaacagcagcagcagccggcgCCGACGTCACAGCAGAACAGAGCCCAGAACAGAGCA TCAGAGGGTGTTCTGTGTACCCCGAATTCCTCCAGCACAGCCAGGGCTGCCCCGCAG CATTCCACGTTACAGAGCAGCCTCAGTAACTCGGTGTGGGGCTCCATCAGCAACAGCGCCCCCCAGTGGAGCTCCGACATGGGCAGCATCTGGGGCAGCCCGGACAGCAAGAACTCCAACATGGGCTTCTGGGACGAGGCTGTGAAGGagacccctccccccacccGCAACGCCACGGCCAAGAACAACAAGAGCAACGCCAACCTGAG CAACTCGTTTGGCGTGAGCGGGCGGGCCAGCAAGAaagcggaggaggaggagaagctgCTGAAACTCTTCCAGGGGGTGAACAAGAGCCAGGATGGCTTTACCCAGTGGTGCGAGCAGATGTTGCACACCCTCAACACCGCCAACAACCTAGATG ttccTACCTTTGTTTCTTTCCTGAAAGAGGTGGACTCTCCGTATGAGGTCCACGACTACATCAGAGCCTACCTCGGAGACACGCCTGAGGCCAAGGAATTTGCCAAGCACTTCCTGGAGCGCCGTGCCAAACAGAAAGCcaaccagcagcagcagcagcaacaacaacaacaacagcagcagcagcagcagcagcgccaactgcagcagcagcagcagcaacaacagcaaaaacagcaacaaaaacagcagcagcag GACTCAGTATGGGGAGTGAATCAGACGGCGGTGCAGTCCATCTTCCAGTCGAATCACTCGACTCTGCAGCCCTCGGCCTTCGAGACGGTGCAGTCGggcaagaagaagaaaaaacagaagatGGTACGAGCCGACCCCAGCCTGCTAG GTTTTTCTGTAAACGCCTCGTCGGAACGATTGAATATGGGCGAAATCGAGACTGTAGAGGACTATTGA
- the gigyf2 gene encoding GRB10-interacting GYF protein 2 isoform X1, with protein MAETQTLNFGPEWLRALSGGGSITSPPLSPALPKYKLADYRYGREEMLALYVKDNKIPLDLQDKEFLPILQDEPLPPLALVPFTEEEQRNFSMSVNSAAVLRLTGRGGGTVVGAPRGRSSSRGRGRGRGEGGFYQRSFDDVEGGFGRGGREMHRSQSWEERGDRRFEKPGRKDPDAAPVHFQLNHIRSNYEDSVTGVARKHEFTRSESENWRMARDEQGDGPRSAGWREHPDQRRRFIFEREEERERGYRRARSSSGSLEDEKDSLPEWCLEDAEEEMGTFDSSGAFLSLKTVPKEPIPEEQELDFKPSEGSEERSEHEDSDPDESKEPDKISRKEADRKEDSGRPENGTVPTPSPPAPSPAETQVLDGATPPSQPETAEESIPESTERPPALEARKEACKPPHATATPNCIPEEISPPAPLLQQKPPDMPAAATLPVSFPAGMAPLSAPASALPDIDDDEGLKHFEQEAEKMVAYLQDNALDDDRLSAKSMERAKPAALPMAHEAALKWFYKDPQGEIQGPFTNQEMVEWFQAGYFTMTLLVKRGCDEVFQPLGEIVKMWGRVPFAPGPSPPPLLGDLDQERLKRQQELTALNLYQLQQLQYQYLLRQQYAQALAQQQKAAALGTPQQQQQQQQQLTLLLQQYQALKMRTSEPSLVPPVTRSMSVPDAGSIWELQNPSSQPSAWEGGSVWDLPIDSVVQAPTLEQMQQLEKAKAAKERLDAEIRVKREEEERKRQEEALRRQQEEERQRREEEELARRKQEEALRRQREQEVALRRQREEEERQQQEEALRRLEERRREEEERRQREELLRKQEEERRQQEEEVARWQREEMEAMQRMEEEKRLEEEAAARQRLEEQERKHKELELQRQKELQRQQELLRQRQQQQEALRRLQQQQQQQQMAQMKLPSSSKWGQQSTSVLSQTQNTLSLAEIQKLEEERERQAREEQRRQQQELMKVLQQQQQQQQQQQQAKLSGWGNVAKQPAATKSLLEIQQEEARQMQMQKQQQQPAPTSQQNRAQNRASEGVLCTPNSSSTARAAPQHSTLQSSLSNSVWGSISNSAPQWSSDMGSIWGSPDSKNSNMGFWDEAVKETPPPTRNATAKNNKSNANLSNSFGVSGRASKKAEEEEKLLKLFQGVNKSQDGFTQWCEQMLHTLNTANNLDVPTFVSFLKEVDSPYEVHDYIRAYLGDTPEAKEFAKHFLERRAKQKANQQQQQQQQQQQQQQQQQRQLQQQQQQQQQKQQQKQQQQDSVWGVNQTAVQSIFQSNHSTLQPSAFETVQSGKKKKKQKMVRADPSLLGFSVNASSERLNMGEIETVEDY; from the exons GCTCCGTGCTCTGTCCGGTGGAGGCAGTAtcacctctcctcctctctcaccaGCATTGCCAAAGTATAAACTCGCAGACTACCGCTACGGCAGAGAAGAAATGTTAGCACTTTATGTAAAGGACAATAAG ATTCCCCTAGACCTACAAGACAAGGAGTTTCTGCCTATTTTACAAGACGAGCCCCTGCCACCACTGGCACTTGTACCATTTACAGAGGAAGAACAG AGAAATTTCTCCATGTCTGTAAACAGTGCAGCTGTCCTGCGATTAACAGGAAGAGGCGGAGGAACGGTGGTAGGGGCGCCAAGAGGTCGAAGTTCCTCAAGGGGTCGAG GTCGGGGGCGTGGCGAGGGAGGGTTTTACCAAAGAAGTTTTGATGACGTGGAAGGAGGGTTTGGCCGAGGAGGGAGGGAAATGCACAGATCCCAAAGTTGGGAGGAAAG GGGAGACAGAAGATTTGAAAAGCCAGGTCGAAAAGATCCAG ATGCCGCTCCAGTGCACTTCCAGCTGAATCACA TAAGGTCAAACTACGAGGACAGCGTGACCGGGGTGGCGAGGAAGCATGAGTTCACGCGTTCGGAGAGTGAGAACTGGCGCATGGCCCGCGACGAGCAAGGCG ACGGGCCTCGTTCGGCAGGCTGGCGGGAGCACCCGGACCAGCGGCGGCGCTTCATCTtcgagcgggaggaggagcgggagcGCGGGTACCGGCGTGCGCGCTCCAGCAGCGGCAGTCTGGAGGATGAGAAAGACAGTCTGCCCGAGTGGTGTCTGGAGGACGCGGAGGAGGAGATGGGCACCTTCGACTCGTCCGGGGCCTTCCTCTCTCTCAAG ACGGTCCCCAAGGAGCCGATCCCCGAAGAGCAGGAGCTGGACTTCAAGCCGTCGGAGGGGAGCGAGGAGCGATCGGAGCATGAGGACAGCGACCCCGACGAGAGCAAGGAGCCCGACAAGATCTCCCGAAAGGAGGCTGACAGGAAGGAGG ATTCTGGAAGGCCGGAGAATGGTACCGTGCCTACCCCCTCCCCGCCGGCCCCCAGCCCTGCAGAAACCCAGGTCCTCGACGGTGCCACTCCCCCCTCTCAGCCCGAGACAGCGGAGGAGAGCATCCCGGAGAGTACAGAGCGCCCCCCGGCCCTGGAGGCTCGAAAGGAGGCCTGCAAACCCCCACACGCCACTGCCACCCCCAACTGCATCCCCGAAG AAATCTCTCCGCCGGCGCCACTGCTCCAACAGAAGCCCCCAGACATGCCTGCGGCTGCCACCTTGCCCGTCTCCTTCCCTGCAGGCATGGCCCCTCTCAGCGCCCCCGCCAGCGCACTGCCGGACATAGATGATGACGAGGGGCTAAAACACTTTGAGCAG GAAGCGGAGAAAATGGTGGCGTACCTCCAGGATAATGCCCTGGATGACGACAGGCTATCGGCAAAGAGCATGGAGAGAGCCAAGCCCGCGGCCTTACCAATGGCGCACGAGGCGGCGCTGAAGTGGTTTTACAAGGACCCTCAGGGAGAGATACAAG GTCCCTTCACAAACCAGGAGATGGTGGAATGGTTCCAGGCGGGCTACTTCACCATGACCCTGCTGGTGAAGAGGGGCTGTGACGAGGTCTTCCAGCCCCTGGGGGAGATCGTGAAGATGTGGGGGCGGGTTCCCTTCGCACCTGGACCCTCCCCTCCGCCTCTACTG GGAGACCTGGACCAGGAGCGGCTGAAGAGGCAGCAGGAGCTCACTGCCCTCAATCTGTACCAGCTGCAGCAACTCCAGTACCAGTACCTCCTCAG GCAGCAGTATGCCCAGGCATTGGCGCAGCAGCAGAAGGCCGCAGCCCTTGGCAccccccagcagcagcagcagcaacaacagcagctcACCCTCCTGCTACAGCAGTACCAGGCCTTAAAGATGAG GACGTCAGAACCAAGTCTGGTGCCTCCCGTGACCAGATCCATGTCTGTACCTGACGCGGGTTCAATATGGGAGCTGCAGAATCCATCCTCGCAGCCTTCAG cgTGGGAAGGCGGCAGTGTTTGGGATTTACCTATTGATTCTGTGGTTCAGGCCCCAACTCTTGAGCAAATGCAACAACTGGAAAAAGCAAAGGCTGCTAAG GAAAGGCTAGATGCTGAAATCCGGGTGAAgcgggaggaagaggagaggaagagacaGGAGGAGGCTCTGAGGaggcagcaggaggaggagaggcagcggagggaggaagaggagctgGCACGACGCAAACAG GAGGAGGCGTTGCGACGGCAGCGTGAGCAGGAAGTGGCATTGCGTCGGcagcgggaggaggaggagagacagCAGCAGGAGGAAGCTCTCCGGAGactggaggagaggaggagagaggaagaggaaaggCGGCAGAGGGAGGAACTGCTCCGCAAACAG gaggAGGAGCGCAGGCAGCAGGAGGAAGAGGTGGCCCGCTGGCAGAGGGAGGAGATGGAAGCCATGCAGAGGATGGAGGAAGAGAAGAGGTTGGAGGAGGAGGCAGCGGCCCGGCAGAGGCTGGAGGAGCAGGAGAGGAAGCACAAGGAGCTGGAGCTGCAGCGGCAGAAGGAGCTGCAGAGGCAGCAGGAGCTCCTGAGACagaggcagcagcagcaggaggcaCTGCGCCGgctgcagcagcaacagcagcagcaacagatgGCTCAGATGAAG CTGCCCTCGTCGTCCAAGTGGGGCCAGCAGTCCACGTCCGTGCTATCCCAGACGCAGAACACCCTATCGCTGGCCGAGATCCAGAAACTGGAGGAGGAAAGGGAACGGCAGGCCAGAGAGGAG CAGAGACGCCAGCAGCAGGAGCTCATGAAGgtcctgcagcagcagcagcagcagcagcaacagcagcagcaggcgaAGCTCTCGGGCTGGGGCAACGTGGCCAAGCAGCCGGCCGCCACCAAGTCCCTGCTGGAGATCCAGCAGGAGGAGGCCCGGCAGATGCAGATGcagaaacagcagcagcagccggcgCCGACGTCACAGCAGAACAGAGCCCAGAACAGAGCA TCAGAGGGTGTTCTGTGTACCCCGAATTCCTCCAGCACAGCCAGGGCTGCCCCGCAG CATTCCACGTTACAGAGCAGCCTCAGTAACTCGGTGTGGGGCTCCATCAGCAACAGCGCCCCCCAGTGGAGCTCCGACATGGGCAGCATCTGGGGCAGCCCGGACAGCAAGAACTCCAACATGGGCTTCTGGGACGAGGCTGTGAAGGagacccctccccccacccGCAACGCCACGGCCAAGAACAACAAGAGCAACGCCAACCTGAG CAACTCGTTTGGCGTGAGCGGGCGGGCCAGCAAGAaagcggaggaggaggagaagctgCTGAAACTCTTCCAGGGGGTGAACAAGAGCCAGGATGGCTTTACCCAGTGGTGCGAGCAGATGTTGCACACCCTCAACACCGCCAACAACCTAGATG ttccTACCTTTGTTTCTTTCCTGAAAGAGGTGGACTCTCCGTATGAGGTCCACGACTACATCAGAGCCTACCTCGGAGACACGCCTGAGGCCAAGGAATTTGCCAAGCACTTCCTGGAGCGCCGTGCCAAACAGAAAGCcaaccagcagcagcagcagcaacaacaacaacaacagcagcagcagcagcagcagcgccaactgcagcagcagcagcagcaacaacagcaaaaacagcaacaaaaacagcagcagcag GACTCAGTATGGGGAGTGAATCAGACGGCGGTGCAGTCCATCTTCCAGTCGAATCACTCGACTCTGCAGCCCTCGGCCTTCGAGACGGTGCAGTCGggcaagaagaagaaaaaacagaagatGGTACGAGCCGACCCCAGCCTGCTAG GTTTTTCTGTAAACGCCTCGTCGGAACGATTGAATATGGGCGAAATCGAGACTGTAGAGGACTATTGA